The following are from one region of the Paenalkalicoccus suaedae genome:
- a CDS encoding CvfB family protein produces MSDNLIGQVVTAEVLSKTANGFLLNYQNTRIFLPKESVKGPIGDEVDVFLYNDNNGQIIASLQIPTILSGTYDWVTVVKVVAKLGVFVDIGMQKDILVSMDDLPLFERAWPNEGDRLFVTLSNDRRGRLIALPVKEEMIEEERDRASLALKGSEIEGHIYRVSKVGSFMITEQGYRGFIHEYERKREPRLGEFVKGRVIDVKEDGSLNVTLRSKAQESQSQDADEILAYLERSGGLMPYTDKSDPDEIREQFKISKASFKRALGKLMKDGKIKQEDGQTTLVE; encoded by the coding sequence ATGAGTGATAATTTAATTGGACAAGTAGTAACAGCAGAAGTTTTAAGTAAGACGGCGAACGGTTTTTTACTGAACTATCAAAACACCCGCATTTTCCTCCCAAAGGAAAGCGTAAAGGGTCCTATAGGTGATGAGGTAGACGTCTTTTTATATAATGATAATAATGGACAAATCATTGCATCCCTTCAAATCCCGACGATTTTATCCGGCACCTACGATTGGGTAACTGTGGTGAAGGTTGTCGCGAAGCTAGGGGTATTTGTTGATATTGGTATGCAAAAGGATATTTTAGTATCGATGGATGATTTGCCACTATTTGAACGCGCATGGCCAAACGAAGGAGATCGACTCTTTGTGACACTTTCTAATGATCGACGCGGTCGTTTAATTGCGCTACCGGTTAAAGAAGAGATGATTGAAGAGGAAAGAGATCGCGCATCGCTCGCGCTTAAAGGCAGTGAGATTGAGGGGCACATTTATCGTGTAAGTAAAGTTGGCTCATTTATGATTACGGAGCAAGGCTATCGTGGATTCATTCATGAGTATGAGAGAAAACGTGAGCCGAGACTTGGCGAATTTGTTAAAGGAAGAGTGATTGACGTCAAAGAGGACGGTTCGTTAAACGTGACGCTGCGATCGAAGGCTCAGGAGAGTCAGTCTCAAGACGCAGATGAGATTCTAGCATATTTAGAACGCTCTGGTGGTCTGATGCCATATACGGATAAATCTGATCCAGATGAGATTCGTGAGCAGTTTAAGATTAGTAAAGCGTCGTTTAAACGCGCTTTAGGGAAGCTTATGAAGGACGGAAAAATTAAACAAGAAGATGGACAAACAACGCTAGTAGAATAG
- a CDS encoding type IA DNA topoisomerase produces MVKVILSEKPSVAKNIADALKIKTKQDGYFEGNGYIVTWAFGHLLQLFDALDYDAKLKRWHMDNFPFIPNDFRYKVKRDFKQKQKEDFRAKKQLKTIHQLINRSDVDGVIQACDYDREGQIIGDTIIYQLKTKKQTYRLLLNEWTADEVNRGLERLKPNTEMRPLLDAGISRQWADWVIGINLTSVATLKYQKGGGKALNIGRVLLPTLKIIYDRDKEINEFVPKDYAKLAATFQTPKKETYEGTYTLDKQDKFEKKEELEAIQKLIDGKQGTVIKKTVEKKKEFPPYLFNLSNLQGYITSKYKGFTSDKVLKVAQSLYEKKYITYPRTASVVLDETLTGKAKQVLDKVKTGLPYEDEIQFAKKKRVFDSSKVDSHSAIMPTYVLPKSLNRDEELVYTAIKNRFIMQFMPIAEYEETKLTTQIEKEAVNGVFLTSGRVQLVEGFKKVEKIESKDQLLPFVNEGEAVDVMSHKVSMHTTKPPKPHTEKTLLRVMETCGKKQKEAAEDNPEEMMQAILSGYSIGTPATRAETIKKLKDVGYITANQKNLVCTELGVRLVETFPVKELFDLEFTGRLEKTLSDIEKQKQTRESFLQFIYSFTRESVDKIKQDQDVTLHVVERARRSNETLGKCPLCQSKVVEGQKGFGCSNWKSGCKFVIWKNDKYLASMKKKPTKTMVKSLLKDGVAVVSGLKSKKGSTFEAKLRYEKNSDNDYFSWKMEFDNNKQAK; encoded by the coding sequence ATGGTAAAAGTAATACTATCCGAAAAGCCTTCTGTAGCAAAAAACATCGCGGATGCTCTTAAAATAAAGACGAAACAGGATGGCTATTTCGAAGGAAATGGCTATATCGTGACGTGGGCATTCGGACATTTACTCCAATTATTTGACGCACTTGATTATGATGCGAAACTAAAGCGGTGGCACATGGATAACTTTCCATTTATTCCGAATGACTTTCGTTATAAAGTGAAGCGTGATTTTAAACAGAAGCAAAAAGAGGATTTCCGCGCTAAAAAGCAGTTAAAAACGATTCATCAGCTAATCAATCGCTCTGATGTCGATGGAGTCATTCAAGCGTGCGATTATGATCGCGAGGGTCAAATCATTGGAGATACGATCATTTATCAACTTAAAACGAAAAAGCAGACGTATCGACTCCTATTAAACGAATGGACAGCTGACGAAGTAAATAGAGGACTCGAGCGTTTGAAGCCAAATACAGAGATGCGACCGCTTCTAGATGCAGGTATTAGTAGGCAGTGGGCAGACTGGGTGATTGGTATTAATTTGACCTCTGTTGCGACATTGAAATATCAAAAGGGTGGTGGAAAGGCGCTGAATATTGGTCGCGTCTTACTACCTACATTAAAAATTATTTATGATCGTGATAAAGAAATAAACGAATTTGTCCCGAAAGACTATGCGAAGCTAGCTGCTACGTTTCAGACACCTAAAAAAGAAACATATGAGGGCACGTACACATTAGATAAACAGGATAAATTTGAAAAGAAGGAAGAGCTTGAAGCCATTCAAAAGCTGATAGATGGGAAGCAAGGTACCGTGATCAAGAAAACGGTAGAAAAGAAAAAGGAGTTTCCCCCTTATCTGTTTAATCTCTCGAATCTACAGGGTTATATTACGAGTAAGTATAAGGGTTTCACCTCCGATAAAGTATTGAAGGTAGCCCAATCTCTATACGAGAAGAAATACATTACGTATCCGAGGACAGCGAGTGTCGTGCTAGATGAAACATTAACAGGCAAAGCAAAGCAAGTGTTAGATAAAGTGAAGACTGGACTGCCTTATGAAGACGAGATCCAATTCGCTAAAAAGAAACGGGTGTTTGATTCATCTAAAGTGGACAGTCATAGCGCTATTATGCCAACCTACGTATTACCGAAATCGCTTAATCGCGATGAGGAGCTCGTTTATACTGCTATTAAAAATCGATTTATTATGCAGTTTATGCCGATTGCGGAGTATGAAGAAACAAAACTGACGACTCAAATAGAGAAAGAAGCTGTAAATGGTGTGTTCCTGACGAGTGGAAGAGTTCAGCTCGTGGAAGGCTTTAAAAAGGTGGAAAAAATCGAATCAAAGGATCAGCTTCTACCCTTTGTCAACGAAGGAGAAGCGGTTGATGTTATGAGTCACAAGGTGTCGATGCATACAACAAAACCACCAAAGCCTCATACCGAGAAAACGTTACTTCGTGTTATGGAAACGTGCGGGAAAAAGCAAAAGGAAGCGGCTGAGGATAATCCCGAAGAAATGATGCAGGCTATTTTAAGTGGATATAGCATCGGTACGCCGGCAACACGTGCGGAGACGATTAAAAAATTGAAGGACGTTGGCTATATTACAGCAAATCAAAAAAATCTCGTCTGTACAGAGCTTGGTGTTCGATTAGTAGAGACGTTCCCTGTGAAGGAGCTATTTGATTTAGAATTTACAGGGCGTCTTGAAAAAACGCTGTCGGATATAGAAAAGCAAAAACAAACGCGGGAGAGCTTTTTACAGTTTATTTATTCGTTTACACGAGAGTCCGTCGATAAAATTAAGCAGGATCAAGACGTGACACTTCACGTGGTAGAACGCGCGAGAAGAAGTAATGAAACGTTAGGAAAATGCCCATTATGCCAGTCTAAAGTGGTTGAAGGGCAAAAGGGATTTGGATGTAGCAACTGGAAGAGTGGATGCAAATTTGTTATTTGGAAGAACGATAAATATTTAGCCTCTATGAAGAAAAAGCCAACAAAAACGATGGTGAAAAGCTTATTAAAAGATGGCGTTGCAGTGGTGTCGGGGTTAAAAAGTAAAAAGGGATCCACCTTTGAAGCGAAGCTACGCTACGAAAAAAATTCGGATAACGACTACTTCAGTTGGAAAATGGAGTTTGATAATAACAAACAAGCAAAATAA
- a CDS encoding metallophosphoesterase has protein sequence MNRTVVIGAGIFILMYIALHVYLAFVTALFIPVSFTLLAILFSLLGLSYLLANKLLLAKLIGSIWFAILTYMLMVLPILHLLYYVAPFALLQIVFATTFILYMIAGLFGAYSTKTIAYSITVPKRQATQDKLRLVLASDMHFGGLSGHTHVKRLVKHVNALKPDSILLAGDIVDDDPAHFHNKHMDETMAKLQAPFGKLAVLGNHEYYGKEIPKLRDILSTINIQLLEDASFVVADSLRVIGRLDQTDRNRQSVDDMIGDEHLPVLVMDHQPTELEKIADAGAHISVSGHTHRGQIWPFHLITERMFFLDYGYKKHKQLHAFVSSGFGFWGPPIRIGTRSEIVCIDVTFSDET, from the coding sequence ATGAACCGAACTGTCGTTATTGGTGCAGGCATTTTTATCCTTATGTACATTGCTCTGCACGTGTATTTAGCCTTTGTAACAGCATTATTCATACCAGTTTCATTTACCCTTTTAGCCATTCTATTCTCACTACTCGGCCTTAGCTATTTACTTGCTAACAAACTATTACTAGCCAAGCTTATAGGTTCTATCTGGTTTGCTATTTTGACGTATATGCTTATGGTACTACCAATCTTACATTTGCTTTATTATGTGGCACCATTTGCGCTTTTACAGATTGTATTTGCAACAACGTTTATTCTTTATATGATTGCTGGCTTATTTGGCGCATATAGCACAAAAACGATCGCTTACTCGATCACCGTACCTAAACGACAAGCAACACAAGATAAGCTTCGGCTTGTACTTGCATCTGACATGCACTTTGGTGGACTTTCTGGACATACCCATGTAAAAAGACTAGTTAAACACGTAAACGCACTAAAACCAGACTCCATTCTTTTAGCTGGGGATATTGTCGATGATGATCCAGCACATTTCCATAATAAGCATATGGATGAGACGATGGCGAAGCTCCAAGCGCCATTCGGTAAACTAGCGGTGCTCGGTAATCACGAATATTACGGCAAGGAGATTCCTAAACTACGTGACATTTTATCAACGATTAACATCCAGTTACTGGAGGATGCATCATTCGTTGTAGCAGACAGCCTGCGAGTGATCGGTCGTTTAGATCAAACAGACCGAAATCGTCAATCTGTAGATGACATGATTGGTGACGAGCATTTACCCGTTTTAGTCATGGATCATCAGCCGACAGAGCTTGAAAAGATCGCAGATGCTGGTGCACATATTAGTGTCAGTGGGCATACGCACAGAGGTCAGATTTGGCCATTTCACCTCATTACAGAGCGAATGTTTTTCTTAGATTACGGATACAAAAAGCATAAGCAACTGCACGCTTTTGTCTCCAGTGGCTTCGGATTTTGGGGACCGCCAATTAGAATTGGCACTCGGTCTGAGATTGTATGTATTGATGTCACCTTTTCAGATGAAACGTAA
- a CDS encoding DUF2187 domain-containing protein: MAEEQEQPLIASGDPVIVLEGEYKGKTATVIAPYTNSISIELDDRDEDGTKPRTVLRHSEYELLEKSE; encoded by the coding sequence ATGGCAGAAGAACAAGAACAGCCGCTAATTGCGTCCGGTGATCCGGTTATCGTATTAGAGGGTGAATATAAAGGTAAGACAGCAACTGTTATCGCTCCCTATACAAACTCCATTTCGATTGAACTTGATGATCGCGATGAAGACGGTACGAAGCCACGTACTGTATTAAGACATTCGGAATACGAGCTACTTGAAAAAAGTGAATAA
- a CDS encoding SDR family NAD(P)-dependent oxidoreductase yields MMQKVIVVTGCNSGFGEVLTSSLHDYTLVGTVRKLPANPSKHVDYQLLELTNQQDIDRLYTYIEKTYGRIDVLINNAGYSQGGVIEALTIDDMRQQFETNVFGQLALTKSLLPLLKKSTTSKIIMLSSISGQIGFPALGAYAASKFALTGFSQSLRSELLPLGITTSIIEAGAFKTNIWKKARNSAKLSEEATYKELQDYMMTYVQQVETAGADPIKLVKTVTRIIQAKKPAFRYTIGVRTKLAITMTRLFPATVEKLVLRRMRHMR; encoded by the coding sequence ATGATGCAAAAAGTAATCGTTGTTACTGGGTGTAATAGTGGGTTTGGCGAAGTTCTGACATCTTCGCTACATGACTATACACTCGTTGGTACTGTTAGAAAGTTGCCGGCGAATCCTAGTAAACACGTAGACTATCAGCTACTCGAATTAACGAATCAGCAAGATATAGATAGGCTATATACATATATCGAAAAAACGTATGGTCGTATCGATGTTCTCATTAACAATGCAGGCTATTCGCAAGGTGGCGTGATAGAAGCATTAACCATAGACGACATGCGGCAACAGTTTGAAACGAATGTATTTGGACAGCTTGCCCTAACTAAATCGCTTTTACCTCTATTAAAAAAGTCTACTACTAGTAAGATCATTATGCTATCGAGTATTAGTGGACAAATCGGCTTCCCGGCACTAGGAGCCTATGCGGCTTCTAAATTTGCGCTAACAGGCTTTAGTCAATCGCTTCGCTCGGAGCTTTTACCTTTAGGCATAACAACGAGTATCATCGAAGCTGGCGCATTTAAAACGAACATTTGGAAAAAAGCACGGAACTCAGCAAAGCTTTCGGAGGAAGCTACTTATAAGGAGCTACAAGACTATATGATGACATATGTACAGCAAGTGGAGACAGCAGGAGCAGACCCGATTAAACTGGTTAAAACGGTTACACGCATTATACAAGCAAAAAAGCCGGCCTTTCGTTACACCATAGGCGTAAGGACAAAGCTTGCGATTACGATGACTAGGCTATTTCCTGCCACTGTTGAAAAGCTAGTATTACGGCGCATGAGGCACATGCGATGA
- the pgmB gene encoding beta-phosphoglucomutase, with translation MKMPKAVIFDLDGVIANTVPLHYVATKQVADEVGVPFTYKMNEAFQGRNRMEMIRELCEGLDKSEEELIRLGEKKNEYYKELIATISEKDALPGMIMLMKELKEAGVLLAIASSSSNAESVVNQLGVSMYVDYLVPHHKVTHMKPAPDIFLEAARFLKVNPKECVALEDSQAGLEAIRAARMCAIAVGEAVKEEGADLHITSTKSLNVSSILQIYTKFIAKDGEIRK, from the coding sequence ATGAAAATGCCGAAAGCCGTTATATTTGATCTAGATGGAGTAATTGCAAATACTGTGCCGCTTCATTACGTTGCAACAAAGCAAGTCGCGGATGAAGTCGGTGTCCCTTTTACTTATAAAATGAATGAAGCTTTCCAAGGTAGAAATCGTATGGAGATGATTCGAGAGCTTTGCGAAGGATTAGATAAGTCAGAAGAGGAGCTCATTCGATTAGGAGAAAAGAAAAACGAGTATTACAAGGAGCTTATCGCAACGATATCTGAAAAAGATGCTCTGCCAGGGATGATTATGTTAATGAAAGAATTAAAAGAAGCGGGCGTCTTACTCGCTATTGCTTCATCAAGCTCCAATGCCGAGTCAGTGGTTAATCAATTAGGCGTATCCATGTACGTCGATTATCTTGTCCCTCATCATAAGGTCACGCATATGAAGCCTGCGCCAGATATCTTTTTAGAAGCGGCTCGTTTTTTAAAGGTTAACCCTAAAGAGTGTGTGGCCTTAGAAGACAGTCAAGCAGGGCTCGAAGCAATACGAGCTGCGCGGATGTGTGCCATTGCTGTTGGGGAGGCGGTTAAAGAAGAGGGTGCAGACCTGCATATAACTTCTACTAAATCACTGAATGTGTCCAGCATTCTCCAAATTTACACAAAATTTATCGCAAAAGATGGTGAAATAAGGAAGTGA
- a CDS encoding copper amine oxidase N-terminal domain-containing protein: MKLRQLAQKLVLVGVACSLVLPANAHASTAVQAPVSVILNGEPLVTDVQARVENGTTLVPMRSIFQALDANVIWNQQDRTIRATRGESVINLTIDNQTALVNSQPTQLRVAPKVISGTTLVPLRFITESLGDLVTWDQATRTASIARRVTEPSPPLPPADSTRVITDAIVELDSFQLLDVDTVYVRNGRSFVPIVSVFQSLETTLPEIIDNTVILNEVPVTVEEYEGIKLIAATDLARAFDIRLQWNSVAKRLSFFTDNLVFRTTPIRSEEIAVPVPTRLENVQLIGNRKLFVSNSPESIYDRTLPTPSATLWDETHTNKRAKEQHRVYAHHHNRIEDQDAVFAVTVENTSEGPIYISNVKGLHRTSTRGWPAFDIGIHLAGRTLNNTLVNQQARMIQPGETAVIGRHPVSASTMVGYMYDFDVEPGGQFIPASYTIRSVVTTEAGMDVRSIKTPAIAKDTVNVHSRGSWDHSAIRGTLPTYTVGNEGVSYSISNGVTDNFFTAESSTKPNESSANRGHYGINYEVVIPVMNESSEPKQIELRLSGRGGTYSSAYRLNGTVFITPQMRPGIESARMATVTIEPGQTELKLELMHSGGSSLPAAITVQTLNE; the protein is encoded by the coding sequence ATGAAATTACGTCAACTTGCACAGAAGCTTGTGTTAGTCGGAGTAGCATGTAGCCTAGTGCTACCCGCTAATGCACACGCTTCGACAGCTGTACAAGCACCAGTGTCCGTCATTTTAAATGGAGAACCATTAGTAACAGATGTACAAGCACGGGTCGAGAATGGAACAACTCTCGTACCGATGCGTTCTATCTTTCAAGCATTAGACGCGAATGTTATATGGAATCAGCAGGACCGCACCATACGAGCAACAAGAGGAGAATCGGTTATCAACTTAACGATTGATAATCAAACGGCGCTTGTAAATAGTCAGCCAACTCAGCTTCGCGTTGCTCCTAAAGTTATATCAGGAACGACACTAGTACCACTTCGTTTTATTACAGAATCATTAGGTGATTTAGTGACGTGGGATCAAGCTACACGAACTGCATCTATTGCAAGACGAGTAACGGAGCCATCGCCACCTTTACCACCAGCTGATTCTACGCGAGTCATTACAGATGCGATTGTGGAACTCGATAGCTTCCAGCTTTTAGACGTAGATACAGTCTATGTTCGCAACGGACGTAGCTTCGTACCAATTGTCTCTGTCTTTCAAAGCTTAGAAACAACACTTCCTGAGATTATTGATAATACGGTGATCTTAAATGAGGTCCCGGTTACAGTAGAAGAATACGAAGGCATAAAGCTCATTGCTGCGACAGACCTTGCTCGCGCATTTGATATTCGTTTGCAGTGGAATAGCGTGGCCAAAAGACTTTCCTTCTTCACCGATAACCTAGTCTTCCGCACGACACCTATTCGAAGTGAGGAGATCGCTGTTCCTGTACCTACTCGTTTAGAAAACGTGCAATTAATAGGTAATCGTAAACTATTCGTAAGTAATAGCCCAGAATCTATTTACGATCGAACACTTCCAACTCCAAGTGCTACGCTATGGGATGAGACGCACACCAATAAGCGTGCAAAAGAACAGCACCGTGTTTATGCGCATCACCATAACCGTATAGAGGACCAAGACGCTGTTTTCGCTGTCACGGTCGAAAATACGTCAGAAGGTCCTATTTATATTAGTAACGTAAAAGGATTACACCGCACGAGCACAAGAGGCTGGCCAGCTTTTGATATTGGTATTCATCTAGCAGGGCGTACGCTTAATAATACGTTAGTGAATCAACAGGCACGCATGATCCAGCCAGGTGAGACAGCTGTTATTGGTCGCCATCCTGTATCAGCAAGCACGATGGTCGGATACATGTATGACTTTGATGTTGAGCCAGGAGGTCAATTTATACCTGCCTCTTATACGATCCGATCTGTCGTAACAACGGAGGCGGGAATGGATGTTCGTAGCATTAAAACGCCAGCAATAGCAAAGGATACGGTTAACGTTCACTCTAGAGGTAGCTGGGATCACTCTGCTATCCGTGGAACGCTTCCTACTTATACAGTTGGTAATGAAGGTGTCTCCTATTCTATCTCAAATGGGGTAACAGATAACTTCTTTACGGCAGAGTCTAGCACAAAGCCAAATGAGAGCTCAGCTAATAGAGGACACTATGGCATTAACTACGAGGTGGTTATTCCTGTTATGAATGAGTCATCTGAGCCGAAGCAAATTGAGTTACGTTTATCAGGTAGGGGTGGGACATACTCTAGTGCCTACAGATTAAACGGCACCGTCTTTATTACACCACAAATGCGACCAGGTATTGAATCTGCACGCATGGCTACTGTTACGATTGAACCAGGTCAAACAGAATTAAAGCTTGAGCTTATGCATTCAGGTGGATCGTCGTTACCTGCAGCCATTACAGTTCAAACATTAAATGAATAA